The Pandoraea vervacti DNA window ACAGGAACCAGGAGGCGCCGCCGTCGGGGGTCAGTCCCACCTTGACGTATGCCATCACGAACTTGGCGTTATCGGCCGCAACGAGCAGGTCGCATGCCAGGGCGAGGGAGAACCCGGCACCGGCAGCTGCACCCTCGACGGCCGCGATGATCGGCTTCGGGCAGGCGCGCAGCGCTTCGATCCACTCGGCCAGCGCATCGATGCTGGCGGCCTGCACCGACGGGTCCTTCTGACGATTTTCCAGCAGGCGGTTCAGGTTGCCGCCTGCGCAGAAAAAGTTGTCGGCGCCGGTGAGCACCACGGCGCGCACGGAGGCGTCGCGCTCGGCGGTCGCCAGCGCTTCGACACCGGCGGCGTACATGTCGGGGTGCAGGGCGTTGCGGGCGCCGGGATTGGACAGCGTCAGCACCAGGGTATGGTCGACGCGTTCGGCAAGCAGTTCAGCGGCCATCAGTCGGGTCTCCGGATCACTGTTCTTCGGTGAGCAGCGACACGCCAAGTTGCGCGCGACGCGTGAGCCACGGCGACGGACGATAACGCGGGTCGCCATAGAACGATTGCAGATTGCGCAACACCGTGAGCAACTGGCGCGCGCCCACGGCGTCGCCGAGCGCCAGCGGGCCCTTGGCATACCCGAGGCCGAGCGTGACCGCGCGGTCGATGTCGCCCGGCGTTGCAATACGCTGCTGCGCAATGTCCGCGCCGATATTCACGATCGTGGCGATCACGCGTTGCGCGACGAAACCGGCCGAGTCGCGGATCACGCTCACCGGTGTGCCCCCATGGGCAAAGAGCGCGTGCGCGGCGTCCCGGGCATCGCGACGGGTCACGGGCGTGGTCATGAGCGTATGACGCTTCGCGCCCGCGAGCGGCAGCAGCGTATCGATGGCGACCGTGCGGGTAGCATCCAGCCCCTGCTCCACGGCGCAGGTCGTGGCGTCCAGACCCAGCGGGGTGACGACGATGAGCGCCGTGTCCGAGGGCTTGTCGCCGTTCTCGATGGTCACGCCCGTCGCGCCGAGCAGTTCGACCACGGCGGCAAAGCCGCGCGTGTCGGCACGACTGACCCAGACGCTCGCCGGCAGGGTATCCGGCGCCGGCGCTTCGGGCGGCACTTGCTGCTTGCCGTCGACATAGCGGTAAAAGCCTTCGCCGACCTTGCGCCCGAGCAGTCCCCCGGCGAATCGTACGGCGGTGATCGGCGACGGACGAAAACGCGCTTCTTCATAAAACTGGTGATAGATCGATTCCATCACCGGATGCGAGACATCGAGTGCCGTGAGGTCGAGCAACTCGAACGTACCGAGGCGAAAGCCGGCCTGTTCGCGCAGGATGCGATCGATATCGGCGAAGCTCGCGATGCCTTCACCGGCAACGCGCAGCCCCTCGGTATTCATGCCGCGTCCGGCGTGGTTGACGATGAAGCCGGGCATGTCCTTGCAGCGCACGGCCGTGTGGCCCATGCGCTGGCCAAGCGCGAGCAGGGCGTCGCCGACTTCCGGCGCCGTGCGCAGACCGTCGATGACTTCGACCACCTTCATGAGCGGGACCGGATTGAAGAAGTGGTAACCGGCCACGCGCTCAGGACGCTCGCATGCGGCCGCAATGGCCGTAATCGACAGCGACGACGTGTTGGAGGCGAGGATCGCGTCGGCGGCCACAATGCCTTCGAGCGAGCGAAACAGGTCGCGCTTGATCTCGAGCTTCTCGATGATCGCCTCGACGACCAGTTGGCAATCGGCCAAATCTTCCAGCGCGTTGCAGGCCTGCAACCGGCCCATCGTCGCCTCGACGCTCGATGCCTCGATCTTGCCCTTCGCGGCGAGCTTGTCCAGCGTGTCGCGCAGGGCGTCCAGCGCGGCTTGTACGGCCTTCGCATTGGTGTCGTACAGCTTCACACGCAAACCGGCCTGAGCGGCGATCTGGGCGATGCCACGACCCATCGCGCCGGCGCCGACGATGCCCAGCACTTCGATGGCTTTACCGGCTGCGGCCGGGGAGGGGGACGAGGGAGATGCGGTCATTCGGAATGTCTCGAGGTTGGTGTCGATTGTCGTCGATCGGTATCGTTGTGACAGTGGTTGTGACGGGGTGCGGCATGTCGGCGCGGCTTCGACGCAAGCGCGCAAATCGGTGCTTCGACGCGCCGGGGGCGGTGCCGCGTCTTCTACGTGACACGTCATTCTATCGTCCGACCGGTCGGTCGGGAAATGAATTTCCTGACGAATGATCGTGCGATGCAAACCGATGCCCAAATCACATGGCGGCTATTGTCGCTGATCTTGCCTTGCTTGCCAGCGCTTGTTCCGCTCAGCGGTCGGCTCGACGCGTCACATCGACCGCGTGAGCGCGCATGGCGCACGGACCCGACATCGGAATTCGAGACGTTTCAAGTTGAATTCCGCTCACGGATCGTTGCGTGGTAACGGTACACTCCCGGTACCCGGCGCGCGCAAACGGGTCGCAAGCGCCGGCTCACTCACATGGGAGACATCATGTTGAAGCTGTACGGCTTTCCAGTCAGCAACTATTACAACAAGGTCAAGGTGGTGCTGTACGAGAAGGGCTTGTCCTTCGAGGAGTCCGAATCGATTCCCTGTCAGGACGAACCGGTGCTGCAATGCTCGCCGCTGGGCAAGGTGCCGTATCTGCAAACGGAGAAGGGCTTTTTGTGCGAGTCGCAGGTCATTTGCGATTTCCTTGAAGCGGCGCATCCCGCACCGGCCCTGTTTTCGGCCGATCCGTGGCGCCAGGCCAAGGAGCGCGAATTGCTCACGATGATCGAGCTGCATCTGGAGTTGGTGGTGCGCGAGGTCTACAAGCAGGCATTCTTCGGCGGAACAGTGTCGGAAGACACCCGTGAGCGTACCGAGAAGTTGCTGCGCCGCAATATCGTCGCGTTCAAGCGCATTGCGAAGTTCGCGCCGTATGTGGCGGGCGAGACCTTCACGATGGTGGACATCGCCGCCGGTATCCACTTGCCGATTCTCGGCATGGCCACGCAGGCGGTGTATGGGGAGGACTTCCTGAACGCCGAGGGCATCGACTGGAAGGCTTACGGCAAGCGGCTCTCGGAGCGCGAGTCGTTCCAGCGTATGCGCGCCGAACAGAAGGCTTACCAGCAAGCCAGGAAGGCGGGGTAATTGGCCGGGCTTCGGGACTGAGGAAATCCGAGGGGCATGCGCAGGTGAGCGTGCCCGACAATAAAAATCGGCCGCGATCCTGAGCATTGTGGCCGTTTTTTTGCTGCGTGCTGCGACAAGGCGTGAAAATCAGATCTTCGCCAGACGCGCCAGCGCTTCGCGCAGCGTGTCGTCCTGCTTGGCGAAGCAAAAGCGCACCACGCCGGACTCATGCGGCTCGTGGTAGAACGCCGAGACCGGAATGGCCGCAACGCCGATTTCTCCCGTGAGCCACAGCGCAAAGTCGGCTTCGCTCATGTCGCTGATCGCGCTGTAGTCCACACACTGGAAGTACGTGCCTTCACAGGGCAGCAGCTTGAAGCGCGTGTTCGCAAGACCTTCGCGAAACAGATCGCGCTTCTTCTGATAGAAGCCCGAGAGCGCCAGGTACGGGGCAGGGTCACGCATATAGTTGGCGAGACCGACCTGCATCGGCGTGTTGACCGTGAACACGTTGAACTGGTGCACCTTGCGGAACTCCGCCGACAGCGCGGCGGGCGCCGCGACAAAACCGACTTTCCAGCCCGTGACGTGGTACGTCTTGCCGAAGCTCGACACGATGAAGCTGCGGCGTGCGAGTTCGGGGTGGCGCGCCACGCTTTCGTGCCGCTTGCCGTCGTACACCATGTGTTCGTAGACCTCGTCCGAGATCAGCAGAATGTCGGTGCCCGCCACGATGTCGGACAACTGCGCGAGATCGCGCTCATGCCATACCGTGCCGCTCGGGTTGTGCGGCGTATTGAACAGGATGAGACGCGTGCGCGGCGTGATGGCAGCCGCCAGCTTGTCGAACGGGATGCGGAATTCCGGGGCTTCGAGCGTGATGAATACCGGCTTGCCGCCGGCCAGTTCGATTGACGGGACGTAGCTGTCATACGTCGGTTCGAACACGATCACTTCGTCACCCGGGTGCACCGTGGCCAGAATCGCGGTGAGCAACGCCTGCGTGGCGCCGGCCGTGACGGTAATTTCGGTGTTCCAGTCGTAATGCTGGCCGTAGAGCTTGCCGATCTTCTCGGCAATCGCCTGACGCAGCGCGGGCACGCCAGTCATCGGCGGGTACTGGTTATGGTCTTCGCGCATGGCGCGCGAGACGGCGTCGACGATCTTCGGATCGCACGAGAAATCGGGGAAGCCCTGACCGAGATTGACCGCCTGCTTCTCGGCAGCCAGCGCCGACATGACGGTGAAAATGGTGGTGCCGACATTCGGCAGGCGCGACGCGAGCGGCGGGGCGACCAGCGCAGGCGTGGTGGATCCAGTGTGAGGCGCGTTCATGTTGACGTGGGACGATGCAGTGACCAGGCCGACATTCTAACGCCGTCGCGCCAAGCCTGCGGACGGCGCCCGGTCACGACCGACGCATTTCGGATGCCGACAACATCGATTACCGGCGTTTTCCGATATCGCTTTCGGAATGTTGC harbors:
- a CDS encoding glutathione S-transferase: MLKLYGFPVSNYYNKVKVVLYEKGLSFEESESIPCQDEPVLQCSPLGKVPYLQTEKGFLCESQVICDFLEAAHPAPALFSADPWRQAKERELLTMIELHLELVVREVYKQAFFGGTVSEDTRERTEKLLRRNIVAFKRIAKFAPYVAGETFTMVDIAAGIHLPILGMATQAVYGEDFLNAEGIDWKAYGKRLSERESFQRMRAEQKAYQQARKAG
- a CDS encoding 3-hydroxyacyl-CoA dehydrogenase, producing MTASPSSPSPAAAGKAIEVLGIVGAGAMGRGIAQIAAQAGLRVKLYDTNAKAVQAALDALRDTLDKLAAKGKIEASSVEATMGRLQACNALEDLADCQLVVEAIIEKLEIKRDLFRSLEGIVAADAILASNTSSLSITAIAAACERPERVAGYHFFNPVPLMKVVEVIDGLRTAPEVGDALLALGQRMGHTAVRCKDMPGFIVNHAGRGMNTEGLRVAGEGIASFADIDRILREQAGFRLGTFELLDLTALDVSHPVMESIYHQFYEEARFRPSPITAVRFAGGLLGRKVGEGFYRYVDGKQQVPPEAPAPDTLPASVWVSRADTRGFAAVVELLGATGVTIENGDKPSDTALIVVTPLGLDATTCAVEQGLDATRTVAIDTLLPLAGAKRHTLMTTPVTRRDARDAAHALFAHGGTPVSVIRDSAGFVAQRVIATIVNIGADIAQQRIATPGDIDRAVTLGLGYAKGPLALGDAVGARQLLTVLRNLQSFYGDPRYRPSPWLTRRAQLGVSLLTEEQ
- a CDS encoding oxepin-CoA hydrolase, alternative type; its protein translation is MAAELLAERVDHTLVLTLSNPGARNALHPDMYAAGVEALATAERDASVRAVVLTGADNFFCAGGNLNRLLENRQKDPSVQAASIDALAEWIEALRACPKPIIAAVEGAAAGAGFSLALACDLLVAADNAKFVMAYVKVGLTPDGGASWFLSQALPRPLATEILMEGKPVSAARLATAGVVNRVVAPGQARAEALNWATDLAQLSPNAVGRIKSLIDCGASQTLTSQLGAERDNFVASLHHADGLEGISAFLEKRPAKYT
- a CDS encoding pyridoxal phosphate-dependent aminotransferase — translated: MNAPHTGSTTPALVAPPLASRLPNVGTTIFTVMSALAAEKQAVNLGQGFPDFSCDPKIVDAVSRAMREDHNQYPPMTGVPALRQAIAEKIGKLYGQHYDWNTEITVTAGATQALLTAILATVHPGDEVIVFEPTYDSYVPSIELAGGKPVFITLEAPEFRIPFDKLAAAITPRTRLILFNTPHNPSGTVWHERDLAQLSDIVAGTDILLISDEVYEHMVYDGKRHESVARHPELARRSFIVSSFGKTYHVTGWKVGFVAAPAALSAEFRKVHQFNVFTVNTPMQVGLANYMRDPAPYLALSGFYQKKRDLFREGLANTRFKLLPCEGTYFQCVDYSAISDMSEADFALWLTGEIGVAAIPVSAFYHEPHESGVVRFCFAKQDDTLREALARLAKI